GAATTCACACAGTTGCTCAAAGTGAAATCGATCAATCTGTATTTACCACCAAACGGTACCGCCGGTTTTGCTATCTTCTCTGTGAGTACACCCAATCTCTTACCATGACCTCCAGCTAAAATAAGTGCAAGAACACTTCTCATCTGAACCACCTCATAGAACTGCTCTTTTCTCCAGAACGGCTATGGAGTCTTTGCCAACGAGTCGTGCCTCTTGCCTTATGAGAACTTCTTTGTCAAGGACAGCGTTTTTCACAACCGCACCTTCCTCAATAACAGTATCCTGCATGACAACGGAATTTTCGACTATAGCACCTGCTTTTACATAAACACCTCTGAACAATACGGAGTTTTCCACACTTCCATTGACGATACAACCATCGGAGACTATAGAATTTCTCACAAACGCAGTACCACCGATCTTTGGTGGTGGTAGATCCTTCAATTTTGTATAAATCTTGCCATATCTGTAGAAAAGTTCTTCACGTACATCCTTTTTCAAACCATCCATGTTTATACGAAAATATTCTGCTATTCCCTTCTTCACGTTTCTCCAGTAACCATTGAAAAGATATCCACAGACTTTCAGTCTATCCAGCTGAGATATCACAATATTCAAAAGATCTGTCTCGCCCTTTGCAGCGTAATTGTACAAGAGCTCCATGAGGAGGTACTTGTTCATGAAATAAATTCCGAGAAAGCCTATGTTCGTTTTAGGTTTTTGAGGTTTTTCTTCAATTTCTACTATGCGATTCCCAGACAATTCGACTATTCCATACTGTGATAAATTATAAGTCTCATCGAGTTCTTTAATCAATAGAGTTATATCAGCTCCACTTGAAAAATGAAACTCAAAGACTCGAGAAAAGTCTATTTTATATATGTGATCGCCTGAACCAATTAAAACGTAATCTTCTTCTCCTCTTCTGAGCAACGTCATATTTTGAAATATGGCATCGGCAGTTCCTTTGTACCAATAATACCCTTCTTGGCTGACATAGGGTTGTAATAAGAACAATCCACCATTCTTCCTATCCAAATCCCACTCTTTACCAGAGCCAAGATGATCCATCAAGCTGCGTGGGTTATATTGGGTTAAAACCCCCACTTTCTTAATCCCTGCATTAACCATGTTGCTCAAGGTGAAATCAATAGCACGGTATTTGCCAAAAACAGGTAAAGCTGCACTTGCTCGTTTTGCAACAAGTGAACCGAGCGATTCACTTTGCCCTCCAGCAAGTATTAAACCAAGGACTCTCAAAAAAATCCCTCCGCGTTAATTTTATCATTTGAGTATAGAAAAACACATGTTGGTATACAATCTTAAAGGAGGTTCTCTTCGTGTGGTATCCAGGACACATGGCAAAAGCTTCGAGAGTTATTGAAAATCTCAAAAAGTACATTGATTTAGTCGTTGAGCTATTGGATGTGAGAGCTCCAGTTGCAACTCGCGCTTATAGCCGGAACCCGATCAAAGCGAAAAAGAGCGTTATAGTCCTCACGAAATCCGATTTGGCTCCAGATGGCGAAGTGGTTCGTTGGAAAGAATTCTTTGAAAAATCAGATGAGCCTGTATTTGTTTTCAATAAAAACACTAATAGAGAGAAAGTTGTCGAATTCATAGCAAAACACGTCCAAAGAAATGGTTTTGTCATAGTCGTAGGGGTTCCAAATGTTGGAAAATCAACCTTCATAAACAAATTGAAAGGGACCAGATCGGCTCAGGTTGGTGCAATGCCTGGTATAACAAAAGGCTTGCAGTGGTTTTCTGTTGCTGATAAATTCAGAGTATTGGATACACCTGGACTACTCCTGCCAAATCTTTGGAGCGTCGATCTGGCTGCTAAACTCTTGTTGGTTGGGAGTCTCACTGTAGATATGGTACCACCAAAGGTTTTACAGAGAGCCTTCGAGATATACGCCAAAGCTGTTGGAGTTACAGATGTGGATTTGGAAAATTATCTTGAAAAATATGCATTGGAAAAAAAGATGATCATCAAGGGAGGTCAACCAGACAAGAAGAGGGCTTTAGTAAACTTCTTTAATTCAATCGCTCAGGGAAAAATCGGAAAATTCATATTTGAATACCCACAGGAGGCGATAGATTATCAAAGCGATCGTCTATCTACCACTTGATCCCGAAAAGGCAAAGAAATCAAACCTTCCAATAAAATTACCTATATTGGTTGAGGATTTTCCAACGATAGTGGATATGAATCAAATACCAATTGATATAGTGATTCGTGGTCTCGAAGCGCAGTATGGATTGTCAAAAGATCCATATTATGGATCTTACCTTGCATATTTCTACTACGAAAAGGTTAAAATTTCACTCAACAACGAGGATTTAAGATCTGCCGAGAGTTGGTTGGAAAAGGCCTCGGAATTTGGTAAGGATTACAGATATGATTTTTTCAAAGGATTGATCGCATCAAAATTAAAAGATTACGAGTTAGCGGAAGTTTTCCTCAGATCAAGCGTATCAAAAAATGAAAAATTCGTGTTGGGACATTATGAACTTGGAAATATCCTCAGGGCGAAGAAGGAACTCGAAGATGCGATCTTAGAATATCAAAAAGCCTTTGAACTGGACAGAAATTTTTTACTTCCTCTTTTGAGAATAGGTGATTGTTATATGGAACTCGGTGAAATACGACAAGCCTGTGATTTCTATCAAACACTGACACAACTCGACCCTGAATTTTCTCAAGCCTACTCGAGATTGGGTGTGGCTTGTAATATGCTTCAAAGATATGAATATGCTGAAAAATCATTGAAAAAGGCACTTGAACTTGAGCCTGATGACTCAGACACTGCATTTAACCTTGCACATACTCTTTCCAGATCAGGAAAACACTTTGAAGCCATGAATATTCTCAAGCAACTCGCTGATAAAGAACCTGAGAACATTTCTTTTTTGAATGAATACGCCTTGACATTGAGACGATTGGGATTTTATGAGCAAGCAAAACAGGTAATAGACAAAGCCAGACAGATCAGCGATGATCAAATGATAATGTACAATCAAGTGTTGTTGACATTTTTTATTGATAAAAACGGAGCTCATTCATTACTCAATAGTCTCTCAAAAGATTACAGAGAAAAAATCGACGAACTGGTCTTTTTCTTAAATGAATGGGATGGTTCTGTGATCATTCCAGATTTCATAAGTCAGAAAGTGAAGATGGTAAGATCCTGTATGAGTGGATCAAGTTTTGATATACGCAAATTAGCACATTTTCTCGAAGATGGAGATAGAATCGAGGCGCTTAGAGATGGATTTTTCCCATTTCAAGATATGGTTGTAGATACTGTAAAGTGGCTTGATATAATCGTAGCAATCATATTGGCGAGCTCGAAAGATCCATTTGAAATGGAGAAGAACATTACAAAAACAGCCGTCGCAATATATGGAAGTGGCATAATGCTTGCCGTTGCTATTGGGTTGATAAGACTCTTTTTCCACGTAAAAATAAACGAGAAATTCGATCTCTCAGGTTTTATAAATGATGTTGTACCAGATCTCCAGGAATATCATTGGAGCTTTGCCAAGAGAGTCTCTCGACTTGAGGAAGAAAGCTTTTCCTTTGAAGACATCAACTTTAATGTTGATAAAGGAAGTGACTTTTTTATAGAGCTTCTAAAGGCACTGTCCACAGAAATCACCGAAGGTATCAACAACAAATTCTTCAAAGATATATATTCAATCTTTCGAATGCAGTGGAGGTGATTAGATGCATTACGACAGACAGCAGATTCTAAGTGAAGTTATTCAGCCAGCACAAACCAAGATCGTTTTACTTGTCATGGATGGAATAGGAGATCTACCCAAGAATGGTAAAACACCATTGCAAACAGCTAAGACACCAAATTTGGACAAACTGGCAACTGAATCTGATTTAGGTCAAACGATACCTGTTTTGATGGGTATCACACCTGGTAGTGGACCAGGTCATTTGGCATTGTTTGGTTATGATCCTGTGAAGTATCAGATAGGTAGGGGTATCTTGGAGGCACTTGGTTCAAATGTACCGGTGGGCGAGAAGGACGTAGTCGCACGAGCCAATTTCGCAACTGTTAAAGATGGTATTATTATCGACAGAAGAGCCGGCAGACCAACAACAGAAGAAAGTTCAAAAGTAGTAGAAAAACTCTCTAAATCTATCAAGGATATAAAGGGTGTTAAGGTAACCTTTTATCCCGGTAAAGAACACCGATTCGTTGTTAAGCTAACTGGTGAAGGTCTCGATGATAAACTGACCGATGCCGACCCCCAAAAAGAGGGTAAGCCAATTCTTTTCACAGAACCATTGCGTGATGATGCAAAGAAGACTTCAGAAATAGTCAATGAGCTGATGAAAAAGATTGGTGAAATTCTCTCTGATGAACCAAAGATGAACTTTGCTCTGATCAGAGGTTTTTCAAAATACCCCAAACTCCCTCAATTCCCACAAGTGTATAAAATGAAAGCCTGTGCTATCGCAACCTATCCAATGTACAAAGGCATAGCCAAACTCGTCGGTATGGATGTCGTCGAAACTGGTTCTACAGTTCAAGATGAAGTGAACACACTTAAAGAAGTTTGGAATAACTATGATTTCTTCTATTTCCACGTTAAAAAGACCGATTCTTACGGAGAAGATGGGGATTTTGATTCAAAGGTCCATGTTATTGAAGAGGTTGATGGATTGATTCCACAGCTTCTCTCACTCAAACCAGATGTCCTGGTAGTTACAGGTGATCATTCAACACCAACTATCTTGAAGTCTCACAGTTGGCACCCCGTGCCATTCATGATCTGGTCACCTTATACCAGAAAAGGTTTGAGTAAATTCTTCGATGAATTCGAATGCGCTAAAGGTAGTCTTGGAACCATATATGCCGTAGATGCAATGTCATTGATGCTCGCACATGCTTTGAGACTTGAGAAATTCGGTGCATGAAATATTTCTGGTTGATCGCGCTTTTGGGATTATCGACTGGGGTCTTGCTTTCCCCAGTCTTTTTAATTGTTCCACTTTTCAGTGTGTTGTTTTTTTTCAAAGGGGTTCCGATCAAAATCTACACGATGTGCGTCATCATAGGGTTTTTGATTGCCCTACCAAAAGTTGGTTCAAAAAAGGTGGAACTCGTTGGATTAGTTGTGTCTAAGAAGTCAAATTATGTCATCGTGACCAATGCCAAGATTTATACAACAAACCATTGGAAGAGTTTAAACCATCAAGTGAAGATAGTAACAAAAGATCTCAATCTTGGTGAACAGATATATGCCTATGGTGTTATATCGAGTTCTTTTTCATACCCACATTATGTCCTTGAGCCGACTTTTTGTGCTGGACTTACACAAGCTGTAAAAGGTTTTTCGCAAATTCTCACAATGCTTCAAAAGATGAAAGAACAGAGCAAGGAATTCATTCAAAATACACTTGGGGATCTGGGAAAGATAATAAATGGGTTGTTATTCAGTGAGGGGGAATTCGACAGGTCTGAATCTATACAATTAAGACAAAGTGGTTTAGCACATCTATTTGCCGTCTCGGGTCTTCACGTTGGAGTGATATACGCTCTTTCAGATATAGTAGTGAGCTTCTTCACCTACAGATTTTTTTTGAGAAGGATTATCAGCTGCCTGATAGCACTGCTTTTTGCATTCAGCACAGGTCCAACGGCATCGGCTTTTAGAGCAGCAATTATGTTGATCATGTGGAATTTTTTCAAGATCGTAGATTATCCAATAGAATCTTTCAATGTACTGGGGTTTGTGGGCACAATAAATCTTTTGATTGAGCCATATTCGATTCTATCTCCATCTTTCTTGATGAGCTATTCTGCAACAGGTGCAATATTAGTCGTTCAAGAAAAGATCAAGAAATCAAATTTTCTAATTAAAAATTTTGTTGTATCAACTGCTGCATTTATTGGCGTTGCACCTTTTTTGAGTATCTTCTCATCTTTAAATCTTCTAACCATAGCCATCAGTTATCCAGCAACACTTCTTGCCACACCAATAATTTGGATTGGCTTTCTTTCAAATATTTTAAAAATAATCAATCTGGACAAAATAGCACAAATCTTATTATTGGGTGCAACGCCTTTTGTATATCTTCTTAAAAAGATAGTTGAATTTTCCTCAATCTTCCCAAATTTATCACTTGGATTGACTGGCTATATCCTTTTTTCTGTATTGGCACTTCTCCTACTTTGGCATCTTGGGCACAAACCATAGAATTTTATGTCGTAATCGTTTATCAAATATCCTGTTTTTGTTTCAACGCTTTTTACCAAATCCTTTACTGTTTTCTCGTCTATCTCTATGAGCTCACCGCATGTCTTACAGATCACATGTTGATGAAGTGTCTCTGATTCAGGAGTTGCCAACTCGTACCTATAAACACCTTCACCAAACTCCAATCTTCTCAGAAAACCGAGTTTTGAGAGTAATTCTACTGTCCTGTATACTGTTGCTTTGCTGATTCTGTACCTCTTTTCAATCAATCTTCTGTAAACATCTTCAGCACCAAGATGTTTTTCTCCAGATTCAGCAAAGATTTTCAAAACGATCTCTCTTTGGGCGGTCATCCTATACTTTTTTGAGCGAAGTTCTTTTCTCAAAGACTCGTAGATCACGAATATCCTCCTTTCACAGATTCATCACAGGTTTGATATCTATCTTCCAACCTGTCAGCTTAGCAGCGAGTCTGGCATTTTGGCCACCTTTACCTATTGCAAGCGAGAGCTGAGTAGGTGGTACCAAAACACGCGCGGCCTTTCTCTCGAAATCCAATATTTCAACATTTGTTGCAGAAGCAGGTGCAAGTGCATTGGCTATCAATTGTCTTGGGTCCTCAGACCATCTGAAGATATCGACTTTTTCCCCTTTTAATTCCCTAAGTATTGCTACTATGCGACTTCCTCCTTCACCAATACATGCACCAACCGGGTCAACTTGAGGATTCGTCGATATAACTGCTATTTTGGTCCTAACACCGGGTTCTCTCGCAATAGCCTTAATCTGTACTATACCATTTTCAACCTCTGGAACTTCAAGTCTTAACAAACCCGAAACGAATTCCGGTGCTGCTCTGCTCACAATAATCTTGGGACCCTTCTTGTCTTTGAGGACGTTTTCAACATAGACCTTTATCAAATCTCCTGGCTTTATCGTTTCGTTACCTATCCATTCCTTCTTAGGTAATCTGGTTTCTATTTTTCCAATCCTAATATCTGCCCAATCAGAAGTGACTCTTATGACCTCGGCAGTTATAACGCTCCCAGCGAGACCTGAGTAATGTTCGTACTGTCTTTCTTTTTCGAGCTCACGTATTCTCTGTATCAACACTTGTTTTGCGGTTTGTGCCGCTATTCTGCCAAAATTCTTCACACTCATTTTCTTGTAAACTTTCTTTCCGATATCAACTAATGGATCGATCTTCTTGGCTTCTTCTAAACTAATCTGCGTTAATTGATCCTGAACGTCTTGGACCACGTCAAAAACCTGGAAAAGCTGTATATCACCAGTCATTCGGTCTATCTTCACATCGACATTTTTCGCCGTACCGAAATTTTTTTTATAGGCGCTCACAAGGGCTTTTTCGAGTATTTGTATAATCTCATCTTTTGATATACCTTTTTCTTCTTCGAGTTGATCAAGTGCATCCAAAAGACCGAGGTTCATGAGCCCACCTCCTTAAAATTCAACCTCGAGTTTACTTTTATTCACCTGCTCGGGTGAAAAGTCTACCATTCCTGACTCTGTTTCAACTACAACTTTCACTTCATCGGCGTGTCTTATGTGTCCCATTATGAACCGACCATCTATGAGCCAAAATTTCGCCAGTCTTCCGACAAATCTTTTGTAATCTTGAACACCTCTCATGGGTCTATCAAGCCCCGGAGAAGATACCTCAAGAACGTAGCTATGCTCAATGAGATTGTTCACGTCAAGATATTGACCCAATTCGTTTGAAACCTTTTCACACTGTTTGATACCAACATATCCGTTTGGATCATCGATCACAACTCTCAAGACCCAATTACCCTTTTCACGTTTAAATGAAAGATCAAATAATTCGAGTCCGAGGTTTTTCAATATGTCAACAACAACAGGCTTCAATTTTTCAATGACCTCTTGCATACGAATCACCCCTACTGAAAAACCGGGACATTTGTCCCGGTACTTTGGCGGAGAGGGTGGGATTTGAACCCACGGGTGGGTTTTGCCCACCACACGCTCTCCAGGCGTGCGCCTTAGACCGCTCGGCCACCTCTCCTGAATCTGAACACTTGCAAAATTATTTATATCATAAATGAGAAAGATTCGCAAGTATCATTGTGATTTTTTGACTTGAAAAGTCCCTCCGACATTTGCATTCTGTATGGTGTAACTGCCCTGAATCGCATTACCTTGAAGAGTGCCTGTGAAGATTACAGAAAATTATCCAGAAAGCACATTCCATTTATGGGATTGTGATGAATGGCTTTGACAAATCATAAACAATGATGTATTATAATGTACATAAAAGGGAATGAATACACACTCTTAAAGTATACTGAGAGACATGTCAAATACTCCATTGAGTCCAACAACCTATGGATAGACTTCATGAACAGTCTATCGCTCAATGGAGTAAAGGAAATAGCAACGTAAGGGTATCTCTGAATCCAGTTAATGCTGGATAGGAATAGAAGGCACTTGACCCGCCTGGTCAGAGTAGCGATAGCTACGTACTGACTTAAAGAATCCCATCTCCTTTAGGGGATTGGGAGTAGGTCAAAACATACTGTGTTTGATAGTATGTCGACATCACAGTTGCGGTAATCTTTACAGTATTCCCAGAAATGGTACCAGTGAATTCACCATAATCAGAGTCATCAATATAGACCTCACCTTGCAATCTATTGGCAGACTGCTGGATGTTGAACTCAATAGTACCTTGTTGCCCTGTTGCAGAATTTCTGTAAGTCCCTGAGAAATTACCCGAAAGATTCACGATTGTTCCTGTTGAAGTACCACTTGGTTGAGTCTGTTGACCAGTAGTTTGCTGCGGTAGTGTATAACCCCAGTCTTTCAGAATCGTCGTTGGTAGAGAAGGTAATTCAGGAGAAAGAACTCCTTGTCTTTGAAATTCTGCTACATTGACCACAAAAAATTTTCCAAACTCCAATTTATTCAGTTCTTCCGTGTTTGTTGTGAATAGCCAGATTGTACAATGATTTACAAAACTCTATCGCATCCTGATCTTTTGTAGACGCAGCAACTCCACCAGATAATTGACTGACCATACCAGCAAAAGCCTTGACAGGATCATCCAGATGTGTAACATAAGCTGCGATTAACGGAGTATTTGAAAAATTGTCGATCCAGGTACCCGTTCTTTCTTCTTCGGGAACATTCGAAAATTCAAATTGATTTATGCCCAATACTTGTATTCTCTTTGTGATTGTATCGGTATAAACTTTATTTGAACGATCTTTGTAAGTATATTTTATTTGTAGATCACACGGAGTCTGTGATTTTAATTGCGCTATCGTGGAAGATATAATGGGATAATACAGATCGACGACGGCACCACCTGGTGTTACAACATCATAGACTGCTTCAGGAGACCAGGAAGTATAATCACCCAATTTGTATGAGATTCTCAAATCCAAAATATCACCTTGACCAGTATTCAGAAAGATCGTTTTTGCAACCCAATAAGCACCATCCATCACTTCAGGCATGCCGTACACTTTGTACAAAGAAGACATTATTCGTGGTTTGACCTTCACATTTACCTCTGCACTGACCTTTCCTGAAAGATTCCTTCTTTTCATTGAATAATAGAAAAAGC
The DNA window shown above is from Thermotoga profunda AZM34c06 and carries:
- a CDS encoding tetratricopeptide repeat protein; the protein is MNQIPIDIVIRGLEAQYGLSKDPYYGSYLAYFYYEKVKISLNNEDLRSAESWLEKASEFGKDYRYDFFKGLIASKLKDYELAEVFLRSSVSKNEKFVLGHYELGNILRAKKELEDAILEYQKAFELDRNFLLPLLRIGDCYMELGEIRQACDFYQTLTQLDPEFSQAYSRLGVACNMLQRYEYAEKSLKKALELEPDDSDTAFNLAHTLSRSGKHFEAMNILKQLADKEPENISFLNEYALTLRRLGFYEQAKQVIDKARQISDDQMIMYNQVLLTFFIDKNGAHSLLNSLSKDYREKIDELVFFLNEWDGSVIIPDFISQKVKMVRSCMSGSSFDIRKLAHFLEDGDRIEALRDGFFPFQDMVVDTVKWLDIIVAIILASSKDPFEMEKNITKTAVAIYGSGIMLAVAIGLIRLFFHVKINEKFDLSGFINDVVPDLQEYHWSFAKRVSRLEEESFSFEDINFNVDKGSDFFIELLKALSTEITEGINNKFFKDIYSIFRMQWR
- the rimP gene encoding ribosome maturation factor RimP, producing MQEVIEKLKPVVVDILKNLGLELFDLSFKREKGNWVLRVVIDDPNGYVGIKQCEKVSNELGQYLDVNNLIEHSYVLEVSSPGLDRPMRGVQDYKRFVGRLAKFWLIDGRFIMGHIRHADEVKVVVETESGMVDFSPEQVNKSKLEVEF
- a CDS encoding ComEC/Rec2 family competence protein; translation: MKYFWLIALLGLSTGVLLSPVFLIVPLFSVLFFFKGVPIKIYTMCVIIGFLIALPKVGSKKVELVGLVVSKKSNYVIVTNAKIYTTNHWKSLNHQVKIVTKDLNLGEQIYAYGVISSSFSYPHYVLEPTFCAGLTQAVKGFSQILTMLQKMKEQSKEFIQNTLGDLGKIINGLLFSEGEFDRSESIQLRQSGLAHLFAVSGLHVGVIYALSDIVVSFFTYRFFLRRIISCLIALLFAFSTGPTASAFRAAIMLIMWNFFKIVDYPIESFNVLGFVGTINLLIEPYSILSPSFLMSYSATGAILVVQEKIKKSNFLIKNFVVSTAAFIGVAPFLSIFSSLNLLTIAISYPATLLATPIIWIGFLSNILKIINLDKIAQILLLGATPFVYLLKKIVEFSSIFPNLSLGLTGYILFSVLALLLLWHLGHKP
- a CDS encoding Fur family transcriptional regulator, with protein sequence MYESLRKELRSKKYRMTAQREIVLKIFAESGEKHLGAEDVYRRLIEKRYRISKATVYRTVELLSKLGFLRRLEFGEGVYRYELATPESETLHQHVICKTCGELIEIDEKTVKDLVKSVETKTGYLINDYDIKFYGLCPRCQSRRSANTEKRI
- a CDS encoding 2,3-bisphosphoglycerate-independent phosphoglycerate mutase, coding for MHYDRQQILSEVIQPAQTKIVLLVMDGIGDLPKNGKTPLQTAKTPNLDKLATESDLGQTIPVLMGITPGSGPGHLALFGYDPVKYQIGRGILEALGSNVPVGEKDVVARANFATVKDGIIIDRRAGRPTTEESSKVVEKLSKSIKDIKGVKVTFYPGKEHRFVVKLTGEGLDDKLTDADPQKEGKPILFTEPLRDDAKKTSEIVNELMKKIGEILSDEPKMNFALIRGFSKYPKLPQFPQVYKMKACAIATYPMYKGIAKLVGMDVVETGSTVQDEVNTLKEVWNNYDFFYFHVKKTDSYGEDGDFDSKVHVIEEVDGLIPQLLSLKPDVLVVTGDHSTPTILKSHSWHPVPFMIWSPYTRKGLSKFFDEFECAKGSLGTIYAVDAMSLMLAHALRLEKFGA
- the glgD gene encoding glucose-1-phosphate adenylyltransferase subunit GlgD; this translates as MRVLGLILAGGQSESLGSLVAKRASAALPVFGKYRAIDFTLSNMVNAGIKKVGVLTQYNPRSLMDHLGSGKEWDLDRKNGGLFLLQPYVSQEGYYWYKGTADAIFQNMTLLRRGEEDYVLIGSGDHIYKIDFSRVFEFHFSSGADITLLIKELDETYNLSQYGIVELSGNRIVEIEEKPQKPKTNIGFLGIYFMNKYLLMELLYNYAAKGETDLLNIVISQLDRLKVCGYLFNGYWRNVKKGIAEYFRINMDGLKKDVREELFYRYGKIYTKLKDLPPPKIGGTAFVRNSIVSDGCIVNGSVENSVLFRGVYVKAGAIVENSVVMQDTVIEEGAVVKNAVLDKEVLIRQEARLVGKDSIAVLEKRAVL
- a CDS encoding GTPase, with the translated sequence MWYPGHMAKASRVIENLKKYIDLVVELLDVRAPVATRAYSRNPIKAKKSVIVLTKSDLAPDGEVVRWKEFFEKSDEPVFVFNKNTNREKVVEFIAKHVQRNGFVIVVGVPNVGKSTFINKLKGTRSAQVGAMPGITKGLQWFSVADKFRVLDTPGLLLPNLWSVDLAAKLLLVGSLTVDMVPPKVLQRAFEIYAKAVGVTDVDLENYLEKYALEKKMIIKGGQPDKKRALVNFFNSIAQGKIGKFIFEYPQEAIDYQSDRLSTT
- a CDS encoding HupA family protein; translation: MVNVAEFQRQGVLSPELPSLPTTILKDWGYTLPQQTTGQQTQPSGTSTGTIVNLSGNFSGTYRNSATGQQGTIEFNIQQSANRLQGEVYIDDSDYGEFTGTISGNTVKITATVMSTYYQTQYVLTYSQSPKGDGIL
- the nusA gene encoding transcription termination factor NusA, whose product is MNLGLLDALDQLEEEKGISKDEIIQILEKALVSAYKKNFGTAKNVDVKIDRMTGDIQLFQVFDVVQDVQDQLTQISLEEAKKIDPLVDIGKKVYKKMSVKNFGRIAAQTAKQVLIQRIRELEKERQYEHYSGLAGSVITAEVIRVTSDWADIRIGKIETRLPKKEWIGNETIKPGDLIKVYVENVLKDKKGPKIIVSRAAPEFVSGLLRLEVPEVENGIVQIKAIAREPGVRTKIAVISTNPQVDPVGACIGEGGSRIVAILRELKGEKVDIFRWSEDPRQLIANALAPASATNVEILDFERKAARVLVPPTQLSLAIGKGGQNARLAAKLTGWKIDIKPVMNL